The Mytilus galloprovincialis chromosome 2, xbMytGall1.hap1.1, whole genome shotgun sequence genome has a window encoding:
- the LOC143064928 gene encoding uncharacterized protein LOC143064928, whose amino-acid sequence MLRSISTNNFIHFIEPQRLEFKDGTNYIVGGNSTGKSAIFELIRRSLSNDINTTSSSFTVDSGIAYSICHFEIPDGIKQQFPCNPTDIISGLFVEKANKSQLSYHYYKVLVMTKELNSLEILITRFEGLRSCNADQLHSQLYLYYNFNNDKVSESIKDVLREGNHDTYHKSIKSLFDEIKQNAISDEKICNQVNVDNLYKSLEDGYVSVLPMRSIGPLQWTRSEKNCHSERKNNYTIACQRAEIINNLIDSDKTDTNLLNEYHKLLVAPYRFQKEGSDVFMYNDDGATIIKKPLLKTPEGIIEAEQLILLLSQSNLLTITLEEPDRGMHPQMITKMRDWVLKKVKNKTVLVISHNPSILDHAVLDRTYICSKSIKNGYISHSVLKFPNGYRKYGRMEETKNLLFCERILFVEGFTDKIFIEAIFDVLINDSKRNNKIIGQKQIINTELFRKYLSTIHVAELVEGCGSGPKKMEFCDKLRRECCIVYDADVVKTSPKKETLSEPRTFIWKEGALESVINKAAIHMSQEIKDKLDLPILRRNFKSWKHDLVEKSDKDIASLVNALLDSSDEIDRFLDFLHKMMENPNIALNIIRSEKRKLSFPDCSSKRMTGEQHPVEDIETIDDPEMEPRTGISQDFDDVVLDDVEND is encoded by the coding sequence ATGTTACGATCCATATCCACAAACAACTTTATACACTTTATCGAGCCACAAAGATTAGAGTTCAAAGATGGTACCAATTATATAGTTGGTGGAAACTCAACTGGCAAATCAGCCATTTTTGAACTTATACGTAGAAGTTTGTCAAATGATATCAATACAACGTCATCCTCGTTCACTGTTGATTCTGGTATTGCATATTCAATCTGTCATTTCGAAATTCCAGATGGGATCAAGCAACAGTTTCCTTGCAATCCAACCGATATCATCTCTGGTCTCTTTGTGGAGAAAGCCAACAAAAGCCAGCTTTCGTATCACTATTACAAAGTTTTAGTAATGACAAAGGAGTTAAATAGCTTAGAAATATTAATAACTAGATTTGAAGGGTTGCGTTCATGTAATGCAGATCAACTTCATTCCCaattatatttgtattataattttaacAATGATAAAGTATCAGAGTCTATAAAAGATGTACTGAGAGAAGGCAACCATGATACCTATCATAAAAGTATCAAGTCTCTTTTTGATGAAATAAAGCAAAATGCTATCTCTGATGAAAAGATTTGCAACCAAGTTAATGTTGACAATCTATACAAGAGCCTTGAAGATGGCTATGTGAGCGTCCTACCAATGCGTTCAATTGGGCCTTTACAGTGGACTAGAAGTGAAAAGAATTGTCACAGCGAGAGAAAGAATAACTATACAATTGCATGTCAAAGAGCAGAGATTATAAATAATCTCATAGACAGCGATAAAACTGACACAAATCTTCTCAATGAGTATCACAAGTTGCTAGTTGCTCCATATAGATTTCAAAAAGAAGGAAGCGACGTTTTTATGTATAACGACGACGGAGCAACCATAATTAAAAAGCCCCTCTTAAAAACTCCCGAAGGCATAATAGAGGCTGAACAGCTAATACTACTTTTATCACAAAGCAACCTGTTAACAATTACACTAGAAGAGCCAGACAGAGGAATGCACCCACAAATGATAACAAAAATGCGAGACTGGGTTTTAAAGAAAGTGAAAAATAAGACCGTTCTTGTTATATCCCACAATCCGTCCATTTTGGATCATGCAGTTCTTGACAGAACATATATATGCTCAAAAAGTATCAAAAATGGATATATTTCTCACTCTGTCCTGAAATTCCCTAATGGATATAGAAAATACGGAAGAATGGAGGAAAcgaaaaatcttttattttgtgaACGCATTTTATTTGTAGAAGGATTTACCGATAAAATCTTCATTGAGGCTATTTTTGATGTCCTGATAAATGATAGTAAAAGGAACAACAAAATCATTGGTCAGAAACAGATAATCAATACTGAATTGTTTAGGAAATACCTATCAACCATTCATGTCGCAGAATTAGTAGAGGGATGCGGAAGTGGACCAAAAAAGATGGAATTTTGTGACAAATTACGACGAGAATGTTGCATTGTCTATGATGCTGACGTGGTAAAAACATCACCAAAGAAAGAGACACTGTCCGAGCCTAGAACGTTTATTTGGAAGGAAGGGGCATTGGAATCTGTAATCAATAAAGCTGCTATTCATATGTCCCAAGAAATCAAGGATAAGCTAGACTTACCTATTTTGAGACGAAATTTTAAGAGCTGGAAACATGATTTAGTTGAAAAGAGTGACAAGGACATTGCTTCATTAGTGAATGCCCTTCTTGATTCATCTGACGAGATCGATAGGTTTTTAGATTTTTTACATAAGATGATGGAAAATCCGAACATTGCTCTTAATATAATTAGATCGGAAAAAAGAAAACTGTCATTTCCTGACTGTAGTTCTAAAAGAATGACTGGAGAACAACATCCAGTTGAGGATATAGAAACAATTGACGATCCGGAAATGGAACCAAGAACAGGAATTTCTCAAGATTTCGATGATGTTGTTTTAGATGACGTCGAAAATGATTGA